A window of Thiocapsa bogorovii genomic DNA:
TGCGGCTATTGTCGACAACGATACAGGACCGAGGCTCGACATCGAGCTCCTTGAGAACGAAGCGATAGCCTTGCGGATCCGGTTTGGGATGCAGCTTGTTCTTTTTATCGAGCGTCGAGATCGCATCGAAGATGTGCTCGGGCGGAAACATCTCGGTAAGCCCCTTGACCTCGAGAACCCGGAAGACGTTCTCGCGGACCCCGTTGGTCAAGATGGCAACCTGGATCTCATGATCCCTGAGCAGATCCAGTCCCTCGCGGATCCGGTCTTCGGCTCGACTGATGCCGCGATAGTCGAGGTTTCCGGTGCAGGCGTCGATGAGCCTCGCGAGGGTCGGCTCGATCGGGTCCTCCGCGGGCTTAAGCAATTTGGCGGTATGGTACAAGAGCGGTCCGAGCTGGAGACTCCCGCCCGCATCATAGATGGCGCGGCCTGCGAGTCGCATCATCTTGAGGGCGCGCTCGCCGAAATGCGTGCTGATCGCTGCGAAGACCGCCAGGGTCTGCGCCTTCAGCGCCACATCTTCTGCTTCGGTCGTGATCACGCCGTCGAAATCCAACAACAAGAGCCGCGCATCGCGGATGAGTCGGGCAGGCATTCCCGTCATGGATGACCTCGGATTCCGAGTAGGCCCTGGACGGGCCGAAGCTCGTCAAGGCGGAAACAAAAGGCCAGGCGAGCGGCCGCTGTTCGATACTACTCCAAGACGCCGATCCCGGGCGCAGCGCAACGAACTGCCCGAGTCGATACGGCGGTATTCGTCTATCGCGCGGGGGTGGCTGATCCCCTCGCGCCTCAGCGCAGCGGAATTAAGAGGGCGGTGCGCAGTTCCTTGGGGCTCTCGGCGCTGGACGGGTCGTTCTCGTAGATCTCCAGCATTGGGCGGTGCTTGTCGAGCTTGAGCTTGAGCATGCGGACATGGGCCACGGCGGCGTACCAGGCCAGCTCCAGAAAGTCATAGCTGCCGGTGAGGGTGACCCGGTAGTGTCGGCCGCCGTTGAAGTCCTTGCGGGCGAAGGGGCCGGCGGCGATGTCTGCGGGCGCCGGGATCGCCATGTCGCACTCGAAGCGGTTTTTCTTCACGTTCACCTTGTTATAGGCGCTGAAAGGCGGTCCGACAGGCGCAACACCGAGGGAAGCGAGATGGCCCGCGAGCTTCGGGAAGCCGTCCTCCATGGCCCGCACCATCGCATCCATCCTGCCGCTGAAGGGGATCAGCAGCGCGCTCTGCGGCTGCAGAGTGGTCTCGCCCTCGAAACGCAGCTCGGGCCGCGGGGCGTCCGGATCAAGCTGCCCGCGAAGCAGCGCCAGGCCGAGCTCGTAGTCCTTGCCGATCATCTCGCGCACCAAGGGGATCATGGGACGCAACAGGAAGGGCATGCTGCCGCGCAGGTACCAGGCGACCTCTGTCCCCTCGTCCGTTTCGGCGAATTCCCACCAGACATCCGACCCTGACTTGAAGGGTCGCTGGATCTCCAGTCGTTGCTCGATCCGCCCAGGCGGATCGAAGCGGATATGGGTCAGCCGGCCGGCGCCGATGAGGCGTCCATCCCAGGTATAGGAGCCGCCCGGCTGATCTTCGGCCGCACTGAAGTCACGCTTGGCATCGGGTTCGTGCAGCAGCCAGGGACTCCAGTCGTCCCAGCTTCGGAAATCGCGTACCCGGTCGAAGACGGCTTGCCGGTCGGCGTGCATGGTCAGACTGCGCCGGACCTCGTAATCCTTTGGAAGTCGGCTTAGATAGACGAGCCCGGCAGCGAGGGCGATGGCGAGGACAATCAGGACAATCAGCATGGCGATCTCCCGGTAGGCTGGATTCTCGGAAGTTTAGCCTTCCATTCGTTGCACGTGGATGAATCGAGACGTTTTTCGACGTCGAGGTCACCGATCTCGAAATACTGGATGCGCTCCATCACCTCCGGGAAGTGCTCGCGCACCATCGGCTCATGTTCGCGACGGCTGACGGCGATGATGCGATGGGCGGCTTTAAAATCCTTCGGCCGTGCGGCGATTGGATAACGGGCGCCGCCGCGAACCGGGATCGTGCGGCGTTGCAGCTCGGTCATGGCGAAGGCGGAGTTCGGCCCCTGCGTTCTTAAACGTCGAGCGCCGCCCCGTTCCTTCGCAGCCATTCCTTCCGCTCCCGGAAATCGGGTAGGACCTTGTCGACCTCGTTCCAGAATGCGTCCGTATGGTCGCGGTGGTGGAAGTGGCAAAGCTCGTGGACCAGGATGTAGTCGATGACGGTCTGAGGAGCCATCATGCACTTCCAGTGAAAGGCGAGCTTGCCGGAGGCCGAGCACGAGGCCCACCGGTGTCCAAGCTCCTTGACCTCGATGCCTGCCGGCTCGACGCCCACCTTGGGGGCGAAGTAGCCGACACGGCTGCGCAGTCGCTCGGTGCCCTTGGCGGTATGGTAATCCCGGAACGCGGATTTGGCCGCCGCCATCTCGCCATGGTCAACGAGGTCGCGCCGCAGCGTGAAGCGGCCATTCTTGAGCTAAAGCTTCTCTGCCTGGTCGGCGACCAGCAGAAGACGGTAAGCCCGCCCCAGGTACAGAAACCCCTCGCCGTTCATGTATTCGCGCAGCACCCCCAGTCGGCTTGAGATCCTGCCACTAGGCGAGGCTCCGGCAGATCCAGTATTGTTTGGACGCGACGGAAGATCTCTTCGAATCGCCTGCCACCTTCGGAGCCGAAGCGCTGCAGCTCGACGCGGTTCGAGCCGTCCGAAAGGGTCGGCAACAGCGTCCAATGCGCGACCGGGGAGACCGGCCAAGGCGATCCCTCGGATGCAAACGCCGACCGCGTGGACGGACTCGATACCGGCGATGCTCCGCGCCGTCTCTTGCTATTTGAGCTGCGCGACCGAGAGCTTGCGCAGCGTCGCCCGCCGCTTGACGTAATGCTCGTCCATGCGTCCGATGATGCCGTCGAGGAAACGGACGGTCTCGACGATGTTCGGCCCCTTGTTGAGCATGGCGCATTCGGCCTGGATGCTCATGGCGGCGTCCGAGACCTCCGCGCGCGACGGTGCCCCCTTCTTGGCCATGCCCTCGAGGATCTGGGTGGCCCAGATCACCGGGACATGCGCCGCCTCGCAGAGCCAGAGGATCTCCTGCTGCACCTCGGAGAGGCGCTCGAAGCCGACTTCGACCGCCAGATCGCCCCGCGCGATCATGATCCCGACGGGAGGCGAGTTGAGGCTTGCGAGCAGGATCCGCGGGAGGTTCTCGAAGGCCTGACGGTTTTCGATCTTGAGCACGACGCCGAGACGGTTGGCGCCGAGTCGGTAGAGCGCGTCGTGCAGATGCTCGACATCCTCGGGCCCGCGCACGAAGGACAGCGCGACCATGTCGGCAAACTTGACGACTGCCGGCAGGTCCTCGAGGTCTTTCTCGGTCAGGGCGGACATCTCGAGCGCGGTGTCGGGGAAGTTGATGCCCTTCTCGGCGCGCAGCTTGGCGCCCTGCGGCCCGGTATGGGTGATCTTGACCCGGATGCGCTGGCCGTCGTTTTCTTGAACAAGGCCGCCGATCTTTCCGTCGTCGAACCAAACCCGGTGTCCGTGCGCGACCTGCTCGAACGCCGCATCGAGGGTGCAGTGGATCTGTGCCGGCGCGACGATGCGACCGGATGCGTCCCGCTCGGCGTCCGTACCGGGTTCGTCGTCACGGGTCAAAATCAGGGTGTCTCCGGGCAGGAGGCCGATGGGGTTGACCACCTCGGGGATCCCGACGATGCGCCCTTCCCCGATCGACTTGCCGTCGCGCAGGCCCGTCACCGGTGTCTCGTCCTGAATATAGGCGGTCCGCTCGGTTTCGGCGATGAATGATCGACCGGCCGTCTCGACGATCTTCAGCTCATGGTTTTGACCGCGCGTGTCGGTCAGAGCAATACAATCGCCGACAGCGAGCCGCTCGAGCAGACCGCACTCGATCCGCAGGGTGTAGCGAATATCGCCGGGGGGCGGCTCGGCCGCTGCCGCTGTAGTCAGCCAAATACAAGCGGGCCTAGCGATGCGACCGAAGACATCCCGCTCGGGCGCCAATCGTTTCACCCGCCCGCTCGCGCGAATGGCGCCCGTGCGGAGCTTCGGACCGGCTAGGTCGGCCTGCACGCGACAGCTGCGCCCGACGACGCGCTCTGCGCGGCGCAGGTTTTCCACCATCGCGAACCAGGCATCCGGACCGTCGTGCGCGCAGTTGATGCGCATGACATCCATCCCGGCAATGAGGAGATCCTGGACCAGTTGCGCATCCGAGGCCGCTTCACTGGGCATGGTCACCATGATGCGAACGAATCGGTCCCGCGGCTCGGGACCC
This region includes:
- a CDS encoding pyruvate kinase, whose product is MFSGFGRHRAAKIQRAGTRPMTTTPTSRQLERPIAQLATLREGAVEFERAYEAEIEKVEPSHRDSARNFLHYLSIRQHDIRSLQQDLGALGLSSLGVLEPHALASLNSVMAILEQLSGKDLGPAPEPPVDFRTGPLLLRDHTRALLGPEPRDRFVRIMVTMPSEAASDAQLVQDLLIAGMDVMRINCAHDGPDAWFAMVENLRRAERVVGRSCRVQADLAGPKLRTGAIRASGRVKRLAPERDVFGRIARPACIWLTTAAAAEPPPGDIRYTLRIECGLLERLAVGDCIALTDTRGQNHELKIVETAGRSFIAETERTAYIQDETPVTGLRDGKSIGEGRIVGIPEVVNPIGLLPGDTLILTRDDEPGTDAERDASGRIVAPAQIHCTLDAAFEQVAHGHRVWFDDGKIGGLVQENDGQRIRVKITHTGPQGAKLRAEKGINFPDTALEMSALTEKDLEDLPAVVKFADMVALSFVRGPEDVEHLHDALYRLGANRLGVVLKIENRQAFENLPRILLASLNSPPVGIMIARGDLAVEVGFERLSEVQQEILWLCEAAHVPVIWATQILEGMAKKGAPSRAEVSDAAMSIQAECAMLNKGPNIVETVRFLDGIIGRMDEHYVKRRATLRKLSVAQLK
- a CDS encoding M48 family metallopeptidase; translated protein: MAAAKSAFRDYHTAKGTERLRSRVGYFAPKVGVEPAGIEVKELGHRWASCSASGKLAFHWKCMMAPQTVIDYILVHELCHFHHRDHTDAFWNEVDKVLPDFRERKEWLRRNGAALDV
- a CDS encoding HAD family hydrolase, encoding MTGMPARLIRDARLLLLDFDGVITTEAEDVALKAQTLAVFAAISTHFGERALKMMRLAGRAIYDAGGSLQLGPLLYHTAKLLKPAEDPIEPTLARLIDACTGNLDYRGISRAEDRIREGLDLLRDHEIQVAILTNGVRENVFRVLEVKGLTEMFPPEHIFDAISTLDKKNKLHPKPDPQGYRFVLKELDVEPRSCIVVDNSRKNVRAAKREVGCGGAVYVGNSLKRKDRGVIDHLAPSFERLMGEIADVLRGGGLK
- a CDS encoding SRPBCC family protein codes for the protein MLIVLIVLAIALAAGLVYLSRLPKDYEVRRSLTMHADRQAVFDRVRDFRSWDDWSPWLLHEPDAKRDFSAAEDQPGGSYTWDGRLIGAGRLTHIRFDPPGRIEQRLEIQRPFKSGSDVWWEFAETDEGTEVAWYLRGSMPFLLRPMIPLVREMIGKDYELGLALLRGQLDPDAPRPELRFEGETTLQPQSALLIPFSGRMDAMVRAMEDGFPKLAGHLASLGVAPVGPPFSAYNKVNVKKNRFECDMAIPAPADIAAGPFARKDFNGGRHYRVTLTGSYDFLELAWYAAVAHVRMLKLKLDKHRPMLEIYENDPSSAESPKELRTALLIPLR